The proteins below are encoded in one region of Nilaparvata lugens isolate BPH chromosome X, ASM1435652v1, whole genome shotgun sequence:
- the LOC120354892 gene encoding uncharacterized protein LOC120354892 isoform X2, with product MSKMRPLVKNGLTKSECKLFTLAEQRCLDRLQQEKAMEEERAEAQGAAGEKKEKKDKKSKSDLDSNTPKGQQERRKRKKTRNPSLIWTEIRCFVCQRLQNYWKMQSVRTLQMTERKRSSRFTRLVSCLYVCRKKSNSMEEGRITEVRGIFYFLYQNIYVCKHIYTVCQKMRLLAKNGLTKSECKLFTLAEQRCLDRLQQEKAMEEERAEAQGAAGEKKRKKTRIQV from the exons ATGTCAAAAATGCGACCCCTGGTGAAGAATGGGCTGACAAAATCAGAGTGCAAACTATTCACTTTGGCCGAGCAGCGTTGCTTGGATCGCCTTCAACAAGAGAAGGCAATGGAGGAGGAGAGAGCTGAAGCACAAGGGGCAGCaggagagaagaaagagaaaaaagacaAGAAATCCAAGTCTGATTTGGACTCAAATACGCCCAAGGGGCAGCaggagagaagaaagagaaaaaagacaAGAAATCCAAGTCTGATTTGGACAGAAATACGCTGCTTCGTCTGCCAAAGACttcaaaattattggaaaatgcaGTCAGTCAGAACACTCCAAATGACAGAGAGAAAGAGGTCGAGCAGATTTACCAGACTAGTTTCATGCTTGTATGTATGTAGGAAGAAGAGCAACTCTATGGAAGAAGGAAGAATCACAGAGGTTAGaggcattttttattttttataccaaaatatatatgtatgtaaacatatatat acggTATGTCAAAAAATGCGACTGCTGGCAAAGAACGGGCTGACAAAATCAGAGTGCAAACTATTCACTTTGGCCGAGCAGCGTTGCTTGGATCGCCTTCAACAAGAGAAGGCAATGGAGGAGGAGAGAGCTGAAGCACAAGGGGCAgcaggagagaagaagagaaaaaagacaaGAATCCAAGTCTGA
- the LOC120354892 gene encoding uncharacterized protein LOC120354892 isoform X1 has translation MSKMRPLVKNGLTKSECKLFTLAEQRCLDRLQQEKAMEEERAEAQGAAGEKKEKKDKKSKSDLDSNTPKGQQERRKRKKTRNPSLIWTEIRCFVCQRLQNYWKMQSVRTLQMTERKRSSRFTRLVSCLYVCRKKSNSMEEGRITEVRGIFYFLYQNIYVCKHIYTVCQKMRLLAKNGLTKSECKLFTLAEQRCLDRLQQEKAMEEERAEAQGAAGEKKRKKTRIQV, from the exons ATGTCAAAAATGCGACCCCTGGTGAAGAATGGGCTGACAAAATCAGAGTGCAAACTATTCACTTTGGCCGAGCAGCGTTGCTTGGATCGCCTTCAACAAGAGAAGGCAATGGAGGAGGAGAGAGCTGAAGCACAAGGGGCAGCaggagagaagaaagagaaaaaagacaAGAAATCCAAGTCTGATTTGGACTCAAATACGCCCAAGGGGCAGCaggagagaagaaagagaaaaaagacaAGAAATCCAAGTCTGATTTGGACAGAAATACGCTGCTTCGTCTGCCAAAGACttcaaaattattggaaaatgcaGTCAGTCAGAACACTCCAAATGACAGAGAGAAAGAGGTCGAGCAGATTTACCAGACTAGTTTCATGCTTGTATGTATGTAGGAAGAAGAGCAACTCTATGGAAGAAGGAAGAATCACAGAGGTTAGaggcattttttattttttataccaaaatatatatgtatgtaaacat atatatacggTATGTCAAAAAATGCGACTGCTGGCAAAGAACGGGCTGACAAAATCAGAGTGCAAACTATTCACTTTGGCCGAGCAGCGTTGCTTGGATCGCCTTCAACAAGAGAAGGCAATGGAGGAGGAGAGAGCTGAAGCACAAGGGGCAgcaggagagaagaagagaaaaaagacaaGAATCCAAGTCTGA